The window ACGCAAAGTTTACAGGAAGTACCACTTAATATGAGCCTAGTCGATTCTTATTTGGAGAATGCCGGTAAGGCTGTAGAAGATGTAAGTGTGAAAGTTGAAGAGATGCTTGAAAACGTCTTGCTAATCGAGTGGATCATTCAATACGGAAATAGATACCGTGCGTCCAATCCCGAAGTTCATGCCCGTCTGTTAGACGCTGAAGAGTCGTTCAGGCAATTCCGTTACGCAAAAGCGTTGGAAGAGGCAGCGACAGCGGTTGAAGATGTGGAGCCTGGTGCAATGAAGCGGATTGAAGAACTTGTGAAAGAACACGTCTGAGTTCAAAAGTGATTACACAAAAAAATGGCCACCGGCATATCTTGCAGGTGGCTTTGTCACGCATTTAACTTTATTCAGCAAATTTTTTGTACTGAAAGTGAAGCGGCAGCAACGAAGACACCCAGTCTATAAGTGGGTAAGATGAAAACAGAGTATGGTGATATTCATGGAGGTTCAAGCCCCTACTGAATAAAGGAAGGTAACCTAAGTACGCCGCGTCCTGCGGCAACAAGGAGGGATGCAGTTCAATCCCTCCCCTGCTGCATGACCTACATCCTGTAGGCAGGCGTATTTGATTTTTGCGACTGAAAGGGAGATACAAATGATTTATTTAGACAATAGCGCTACAACGGCACCCGATGAGGGTGTACTTACATCATTCATTGAAGTGAATAAGCGCTTTTTCGCGAATCCAGCCTCTATCCATCTAGCTGGAAAGGAAGCCGAAACACTTCTTGAACGATCAAGAGAACAGATATTATCGATTCTAGGCGCACCTGACGGAGAACTTTTATTCACATCGGGCGGTACTGAAGCCAATAATTTAGCGGTTATTGGCTTCGCACGCGCGTTGCATGCAAGAGGCAAGCATCTAATCACGACAAAAATCGAGCATCCATCAGTACTTCATTCGATGAGCTATTTAGAGACACAAGGATTTGAAGTTGATTATTTGTCAGTTGATGAACAAGGAATGATTTCTATCCAAGAGTTGAAAAGCAAGCTTCGAAAAGATACAATACTTGTCAGCATCATGCATGTCAACAATGAAATCGGTACAGCACAGCCAATTGCCGAGTGCGCAAAAATCATAAAAGAAAACTCCAGAGCACTATTCCATTCGGATGCTGTTCAAAGTTTTGGTAAGCTACCTGTTTCGTTAGCAGTTGATGGCCCGGACGCACTAACAATTTCAGCCCATAAAATCAATGGCTTGAAAGGCTCGGGTATACTGGCGTTAAGAAAAGGTATGACACCGGAAGCGATTAATTATGGCGGTGGTCAGGAAAAAGGAATACGTAGTGGTACCGTATCTGTAGCAGATGCAGTGGCGCTGGCAAAGGCAGTACGGATGAGTGCAATAGATGTTGAGCAGAAGGATTATAGGCAATGGAGAAATCGCCTTATAAAGTTTATAGAGCCATTTGAAAACGTTAGTATACTCGCTGCTGATAAGGCGGCACCGCATATTTTAGCGATCGCTTTTTATAAAGTGAAGGGAGAAGTGGCTGTAAACTTCTTTCAAGAAAACGGCATAACAATTTCGACATCCAGTGCGTGTTCATCGAAAAGTGGCACTGCAGGACATGTTATAGAAGCTATAGGTGTTAATGGGAAATTTAAAAACGGTGTAATCCGTATAAGTTTTGGAAAAAATAATAGTGAACAGCATATAGTGGAATTCGAGCAAGTATTTGCACGGTTCATGGATCTGCTTGGAAGGGGAAATAAGTAATGGAATGGAATGAACTATTGATACGCTACGGAGAGATATCATTAAAGGGACGAAACAGAAATGTATTTGTCAAGAAACTGCGTAACAATATTAAGGATGCATTGAGCGATTTGAAAACTGTAATCATTAAACCTGAACGTGACCGTATGTTTCTTTTTGCGGAAGATAAGCATGATATGGAAGAAGCGATGGCGCGTTTACCGCATATTTTCGGTATTCAGTCATTCAGTCCAGTTGCAAAATGTGACGCGACGCTTGATGCGATTAAAGAAAAAGCGTTAGAAGTAATTGGGGCAAACG of the Sporosarcina sp. FSL K6-1508 genome contains:
- a CDS encoding cysteine desulfurase family protein, with translation MIYLDNSATTAPDEGVLTSFIEVNKRFFANPASIHLAGKEAETLLERSREQILSILGAPDGELLFTSGGTEANNLAVIGFARALHARGKHLITTKIEHPSVLHSMSYLETQGFEVDYLSVDEQGMISIQELKSKLRKDTILVSIMHVNNEIGTAQPIAECAKIIKENSRALFHSDAVQSFGKLPVSLAVDGPDALTISAHKINGLKGSGILALRKGMTPEAINYGGGQEKGIRSGTVSVADAVALAKAVRMSAIDVEQKDYRQWRNRLIKFIEPFENVSILAADKAAPHILAIAFYKVKGEVAVNFFQENGITISTSSACSSKSGTAGHVIEAIGVNGKFKNGVIRISFGKNNSEQHIVEFEQVFARFMDLLGRGNK